The Besnoitia besnoiti strain Bb-Ger1 chromosome Unknown contig00014, whole genome shotgun sequence genome contains a region encoding:
- a CDS encoding uncharacterized protein (encoded by transcript BESB_025940) produces the protein MPTGSVAEPRATASGGTTIVGPSKARSKRHRRPRDQRGKPIITQWGPPVQSPVSSARNDGVPSSDSECSENSQCALNVSVFTHESGKNGSAGSKKDETACAGIQHDIADSEIWYSKNKQHAQVVSANAQTGTFAGKADAEMLSTGHQLSSRLPPTSYLRGIKTPGALSPRLSPDFRSLPSSPSASSTYSLVDGFDLPPEEERRSRHRPPLAEEKTDSDVHETHNTRNSSPRKTNIKAASTDDNSGPLLSMTTSVGSCGISAVRSDDGSMDSCAKAGEALTKKSIVSGRSRSPVTCRGTRTLLERQLSAAAAAVAAIGLWKPKTSDEPPKRQATSATTAKESSGLGEGEEDAVWQYSSGTQIAPWGGHCLSTRETNLSLRQDSGAPKFSASPEDLLQQNSYGVPVSYAPEARLRESIKAMQPRSPGFPICSSRCTTSANDIAEKLVDGTSLEDLPATEKLGQLSFAEGQELLDQSVNWPTRLPSGSIRCREEEEVSVLVEDQWRLLAGSQGWEEVFTSVQQKAVLRYQRLWHVVQSLIRCKPATASEAPTEMKQNASNVTENISAWGVDRVVLLYAIPAFRREGGRNQKWKRCNVHCYVDTSQYTTASSSIEEGNGDGDRVADSTVPKGMCKTAAEGEWQVQEMVYVMEDPCNADSLFISTFKVPANKRLKCCFFTDADSDDADFPAQSPVGCDCQTGHGSRCNSVEWPSSELLAEPYSRFHDRRCYAFPPGALVTTIRDGEVADGDKITAMGITLRLDHELRQNEEWAGASLLYMVEHAGSWVEKCFSELDGSVTLTEQRSVTFVVKSRNGHNYLHANGGGNMRVAFPGAYIICPNGRVVECALTASAHTPTHQQHEVLVTQLMKHLEVNGFMPSAARTRGPFPTSPSERIHGETLNANETQQWRLIDRPQMFSIHTPPGSEFEA, from the exons ATGCCGACCGGATCTGTGGCCGAACCAAGAGCAACCGCGAGTGGCGGTACAACAATCGTGGGGCCATCGAAAGCTCGCAGCAAGAGGCACCGAAGACCCAGGGATCAGAGAGGGAAACCGATCATCACACAATGGGGCCCCCCTGTGCAGTCGCCGGTATCTTCGGCCCGAAATGACGGAGTTCCCTCTTCTGATTCCGAATGTAGCGAGAACTCTCAGTGCGCGCTTAATGTTTCTGTATTTACCCACGAGAGTGGTAAAAACGGGTCTGCGGGATCAAAAAAGGACGAGACAGCTTGCGCTGGGATTCAGCATGATATCGCCGACTCGGAGATCTGGTACAGCAAAAACAAGCAACATGCTCAAGTGGTTTCCGCTAACGCCCAGACTGGCACTTTCGCGGGCAAGGCTGACGCTGAAATGCTAAGCACAGGCCACCAGCTTTCCAGCCGTCTTCCACCGACGTCTTATCTCCGCGGAATCAAAACCCCTGGCGCGTTGTCAccccgcctctcccccgATTTCAGATCGCTTCCGTCCTctccgtctgcctcttctaCGTATTCACTGGTTGACGGTTTCGACCTACCTCCAGAAGAAGAACGGCGCTCGCGACATCGGCCCCCGCTCGCCGAAGAAAAGACTGATTCCGATGTTCACGAAACCCACAACACAAGGAATAGCTCGCCTCGCAAAACGAATATAAAGGCTGCGTCCACTGATGATAACAGTGGGCCTCTGTTATCGATGACAACAAGCGTCGGGAGCTGTGGTATCTCTGCTGtccgcagcgacgacggtTCAATGGATTCATGCGCAAAAGCTGGTGAAGCTCTCACGAAAAAATCAATAGTCTCTGGACGAAGCCGATCCCCAGTGACCTGTCGTGGCACGCGAACTCTCCTGGAGCGTCAGCtctcagctgcagctgctgccgtcgccgcaatTGGCCTTTGGAAACCAAAAACCAGCGACGAACCCCCCAAACGCCAGGCGACATCAGCTACAACAGCCAAAGAGTCATCTGGCctcggcgaaggagaggaggatgCCGTCTGGCAATACAGTAGTGGTACGCAGATAGCACCCTGGGGCGGCCATTGTCTGAGCACGCGCGAAACTAACCTCTCTCTTAGGCAGGACAGTGGGGCGCCGAAattctcggcgtcgcctgaaGACCTGCTACAGCAGAATAGCTATGGTGTGCCAGTATCTTATGCTCCGGAAGCCCGTTTGCGTGAAAGCATTAAAGCAATGCAGCCGCGTTCGCCGGGATTCCCCATTTGTAGCAGTCGATGCACCACATCTGCGAACGACATCGCGGAAAAGCTGGTGGACGGTACCAGCCTGGAGGATCTGCCAGCCACCGAGAAGCTGGGCCAACTAAGCTTTGCTGAAGGGCAAGAATTACTGGATCAGAGTGTTAATTGGCCGACACGGCTGCCATCCGGAAGCATCCGCTGtcgagaagaggaagaggttTCTGTACTCGTTGAAGATCAgtggcgtctcctcgctggtTCACAGGGATGGG AGGAAGTCTTCACCTCCGTTCAGCAAAAGGCAGTACTACGGTACCAGCGTCTTTGGCATGTCGTGCAGTCTCTGATACGATGCAAGCCCGCGACTGCATCTGAGGCGCCCACGGAGATGAAGCAGAACGCCAGCAACGTCACTGAGAATATTTCTGCGTGGGGCGTGGACCGGGTCGTGCTTTTGTATGCTATTCCGGCATTTAGAAGGGAAGGGGGGAGAAACCAGAAATG GAAACGGTGCAACGTGCACTGCTATGTAGACACCTCCCAGTACACcaccgcgtcctcttctATTGAGGAGGGTAACGGAGACGGCGATCGCGTAGCTGATTCCACGGTTCCCAAAGGAATGTGTAAgactgcagcagaaggcgaatGGCAAGTCCAGGAGATGGTCTACGTCATGGAAGACCCCTGTAATGCAGACTCGCTATTCATAAGTACCTTCAAAGTTCCTGCTAACAAGCGGCTTAAGTGCTGTTTTTTCACAG ACGCAGATAGCGATGACGCCGATTTCCCTGCGCAGTCGCCCGTGGGGTGCGACTGTCAGACTGGGcacggcagccgctgcaacTCGGTCGAGTGGCCTTCGAGCGAGCTGCTCGCGGAACCCTACTCGCGTTTCCATGACCGTCGCTGCTATGCCTTCCCGCCTGGAGCGCTTGTGACAACGATACGTGATGGTGAAGTAGCTGACGGAGATAAAA TCACCGCAATGGGCATCACTCTGCGGCTTGACCACGAGCTCCGGCAGAATGAGGAATGGGCGGGAGCATCGTTATTATATATGGTGGAACACGCGGGCAGCTGGGTGGAGAAGTGCTTCAGCGAGCTCGACGGCAGCGTGACTTTGACCGAGCAGAGAAGCGTTACATTCGTTGTCAAGAGCAGAAACGGCCACAA CTATCTGCACGCGAACGGGGGTGGCAACATGCGCGTTGCCTTCCCGGGAGCTTACATCATCTGTCCGAATGGGCGCGTCGTGGAATGCGCCCTAACTGCTAGCGCTCACACGCCGACGCACCAGCAGCACGAGGTGCTGGTCACGCAGCTGATGAAGCACCTTGAAGTTAACG GTTTCATGCCGTCCGCCGCTCGGACGAGAGGGCCATTTCCCACCTCACCCAGCGAACGCATCCACGGAGAGACACTGAATGCGAACGAAACACAGCAATGGCGTCTTATAGATCGACCGCAAATGTTTAGCATTCACACGCCTCCTGGAAGCGAGTTCGAGGCGTAG
- a CDS encoding uncharacterized protein (encoded by transcript BESB_025950) — protein sequence MFFKSRRFDGGRADVSPLAGSNDHYGQVGSFRRPPSLESSAALREQEVVGQTIAELQLLLDLDEQCQQAARELKLQQLVLMRERNAYLKKLREIEGLCEARAWTDEQRNERELELLSLLKEILYSEEAAPF from the exons ATGTTCTTCAAAAGTCGGCGTTTCGACGGTGGCAGAGCTGAcgtgtctccgctcgctgGAAGTAATGACCACTACGGTCAAGTAGGTTCTTTTCGTCGCCCCCCTTCTTTAgagtcgtctgcggcgctgagAGAGCAAGAAGTTGTGGGTCAAACTATTGCCGAGCTTCAATTGCTTCTCGATCTGGACGAGCAGTGCCAACAGGCAGCAAGGGAGTTGAAACTCCAACAGCTTGTCCTCATGCGAGAACGAAACGCTTACCTG AAGAAGCTCAGAGAAATTGAAGGCCTGTGCGAAGCGAGGGCGTGGACAGACGAGCAACGAAACGAAAGGGAGCTGGAGCTGTTGTCTCTCCTCAAAGAAATCCTCTACTCCGAAGAAGCTGCCCCGTTCTAG
- a CDS encoding ribonucleoside-diphosphate reductase large chain (encoded by transcript BESB_025960): MRRMYVVNRRGEEEPVSFDQILRRVSRLAFGLHPLVDPARVTQAVVNGMYAGIRTSELDELAAQTTAYMAASHPDFSVLAARISIDNLHKDTSDKFSQAARQLHSYIDKSGKDAELISDEVYAFIIANEAKLNAAIDYSRDFDYDYFGFKTIERSYLLRVHGKIVERPQHMLMRVACGIHCGDVEETITTYELMSRRFFIHATPTLFNAGTPRPQMSSCFLLTMQDDSIDGIFSTLKQCALISKTAGGIGLAVSDIRATYSYIRGTNGYSNGLLPMLKVFNDAARYVDQGGGKRKGSLAIYLEPWHYDVFDFLDIKKNHGKEERRARDLFCALWIPDLFMERVSENADWTLMCPNECPGLTEVWGDEFKRLYEKYEREGRGRKTIPAQHLWFAILQAQIETGTPYMLYKDACNRKSNQKNLGTIKCSNLCTEIVEYTSPDEVAVCNLASISLPKFVDRETRTFNYEHMKQIVKVMTRNLNRVIDRNYYPIPEARNSNMRHRPIGLGVQGLADAFMLLRYPFDSAEARELNRNIFECIYYAALEASCELAAAEGPYETYEGSPASEGLLQFDMWDVTPSSGLCDWASLRERIKKHGLRNSLLVSPMPTASTSQILGNNEAFEPYTSNIYYRRVLSGEFFVVNPHLFRDLLERDLWTEEVKQQLIAHNGSVQNMDIIPDDLKALYKTVWEIKQRVILDLAIDRSPYIDQSHSLNIHMVNPTYAKLSTMHFYGWRGGLKTGLYYLRTQAAADAIKFTVASQLLTSVKSNHQRREGLVASSLVSSRGYSDRFREPQRAPTTESRTPTVQPPGGSQQTDEFTGHQASDHLQENERQNHTPRNNSIARSVSAESEEHNSCKSSGPPVVCS, translated from the exons ATGCGACGCATGTATGTGGTGAACCGCCgcggggaagaagagccTGTTTCGTTTGACCAAATTCTAAGGCGCGTTTCTCGGCTTGCCTTTGGGCTACATCCGCTTGTCGACCCTGCAAGAGTCACCCAAGCAGTAGTCAATGGCATGTATGCTGGAATCAGGACTAGCGAGCTCGACGAGCTTGCCGCACAAACGACTG CATACATGGCCGCATCTCACCCAGATTTCTCCGTGCTGGCGGCCCGGATATCAATTGACAATTTGCACAAAGATACTAGCGACAAGTTCTCTCAGGCTGCCCGTCAGTTACACTCATATATCG ATAAGAGTGGAAAAGACGCGGAGCTGATCAGTGATGAAGTTTACGCGTTTATCATTGCGAACGAGGCAAAACTCAATGCGGCCATCGACTATTCTCGGGATTTCGATTACGATTATTTCGGCTTCAAAACGATAGAGAG ATCGTATCTACTGCGAGTTCATGGAAAGATTGTAGAGCGGCCTCAGCACATGCTCATGCGGGTGGCATGCGGCATCCACTGTGGCGACGTCGAGGAGACGATCACGACGTACGAGTTGATGAGCAGACGGTTCTTCATCCATGCGACGCCCACGCTGTTCAACGCCGGCACGCCGCGCCCACAAATGAGCAGCT GCTTCCTTCTCACAATGCAGGATGACTCGATTGATGGGATTTTCTCCACTCTAAAGCAGTGTGCCCTCATTTCTAAGACTGCCGGAGGCATCGGACTCGCAGTCAGCGACATCCGAGCAACCTACAGTTACATTCGGGGCACGAACGGCTACTCAAACGGTCTGCTACCCATGCTCAA AGTGTTcaacgacgcggcgcgctaTGTGGATCAAGGAGGCGGAAAGCGGAAAGGCAGCCTTGCTATCTACTTGGAGCCGTGGCATTATGATGTTTTTGACTTCCTTGACATCAAAAAGAACCACGGCAAggaagagcgccgcgcgcgtgacCTCTTTTGCGCGCTGTGGATCCCTGATCTCTTCATGGAGCGCGTTAGCGAGAACGCGGACTGGACGCTGATGTGCCCGAACGAGTGCCCCGGTCTGACGGAGGTCTGGGGTGACGAGTTCAAGAGGCTGTACGAAAAGTACGAACGCgagggccgcggccgcaagaCGATTCCGGCGCAGCATCTCTGGTTCGCGattctgcaggcgcagatCGAGACAGGGACGCCGTACATGCTCTACAAGGATGCATGCAATCGCAAGAGCAATCAGAAGAACCTCGGGACGATCAAATGCAGCAACCTGTGCACAGAAATCGTCGAGTACACCAGCCCCGACGAGGTTGCTGTGTGCAACTTGGCTTCCATTTCGCTTCCGAAGTTCGTCGATCGCGAGACCCGGACTTTCAACTACGAGCACATGAAGCAGATCGTCAAGGTCATGACGAGGAACCTGAATCGCGTCATCGACCGGAACTACTACCCCATTCCCGAGGCGAGAAACAGCAACATGCGCCACCGCCCCATTGGTCTTGGTGTCCAGGGTCTGGCGGACGCGTTCATGCTTCTCCGCTACCCCTTTGACTCtgcggaagcgcgagagctcAACCGCAACATCTTTGAGTGCATCTACTACGCCGCCCTTGAGGCAAGTTGCGAACTGGCGGCTGCTGAAGGCCCGTACGAGACGTACGagggctcgccggcgtctgagGGCTTGCTTCAGTTCGACATGTGGGACGTGACGCCGTCGAGTGGACTCTGCGACTGGgcttcgctgcgcgagaggaTCAAGAAGCACGGTCTGCGCAACTCACTCCTGGTTTCCCCGATGCCTACGGCTAGCACGTCGCAGATTCTTGGAAACAACGAGGCATTTGAGCCGTACACCTCGAACATATACTACCGCCGCGTGCTGAGTGGAGAGTTCTTCGTTGTGAACCCGCACTTGTTTCGCGATTTGCTCGAGCGCGACCTGTGGACTGAGGAAGTCAAGCAGCAGCTTATTGCGCACAATGGAAGTGTGCAGAACATGGATATCATTCCCGATGACTTGAAGGCCCTGTACAAGACTGTCTGGGAGATCAAACAGCGCGTGATTCTCGACTTGGCGATCGACCGCTCGCCGTACATCGATCAGTCTCACTCGCTCAACATCCACATGGTGAACCCCACATATGCGAAACTGTCCACGATGCACTTCTACGGCTGGAGAGGAGGCCTGAAGACCGGGCTGTACTACCTCCGCACGCAGGCTGCTGCCGATGCTATCAAGTTCACTGTAGCCTCTCAACTGCTCACGAGCGTGAAGTCAAACcatcagcgccgcgaggggctGGTTGCCTCCTCACTGGTTTCTTCACGTGGCTATTCAGACCGTTTCCGAGAGCCACAACGCGCGCCAACGACCGAAAGCAGAACTCCTACGGTTCAGCCACCAGGCGGTTCTCAGCAGACAGACGAATTCACGGGACACCAGGCGTCTGACCACCTGCAAGAAAACGAACGACAAAACCACACTCCGAGAAACAACAGCATTGCAAGAAGCGTATcagcagaaagcgaagagcACAATTCCTGCAAGAGTAGCGGGCCTCCGGTTGTCTGCTCGTAA
- a CDS encoding Toxoplasma gondii family D protein (encoded by transcript BESB_025970) yields the protein MKLAGVLSVTAFLALGSGAEAGPGKKGGYTTTTTLKPNPLHIEKECFQVPYSVEKTCYKDEKVSRPYACPSPLEEEVCHTISEEADDTCFQLVQREVQYECPKATKQQLCSSVPVTLNKTCKKSVTEKVAGACPKIINVPQCEIVSRPSVDSCYESEAFEQEYECWGSETHRECEVEMRVVNDSCSRTIDSPVPYEYDDIVTEKICMTKLHTKAGQCRKRIDSEEQYPCPETKWEKRCFETSKLVQEPCEKKVVAQEAYDCSETRHDTVQKTCSRRIPKKTMVEKCAPSKKEHRKLRRLGPAKKGGNCQMVEVLSEEIEIYPCNEDVLVSVPKICTREIAKTVTEMCPKQVPDTQCTMESVAIPKLCSRKVSEEIEVPCEAQKQEEVCEDVPKKVKKQGYRFEKKKETFPCQRHQFEEKCYEVKKPKRDTCVATLFKTVEKPCTRQDFKEVCHDEQQLTMQPCLEEKKTQIEVPCPEQTSEEKCIYVPVYEMGTCTTVIQDVQQSPCKKQQPAIRCETVKSERAGTCFRSETIQIPYTCYETAYEEKCVELPLTGAPPPPPGKKL from the coding sequence ATGAAGCTTGCTGGAGTTCTCTCGGTCACCGCCTTTCTGGCGTTGGGCAGCGGTGCCGAAGCCGGGCCTGGAAAGAAGGGAGGATATACCACGACTACCACTCTGAAGCCCAACCCTCTGCACATTGAAAAGGAGTGCTTTCAAGTACCGTATAGCGTCGAGAAGACATGCTACAAGGATGAAAAGGTTTCTCGTCCGTACGCCTGCCCTTCTCCACTTGAAGAGGAAGTGTGTCACACCATCAGTGAAGAAGCTGATGACACCTGTTTTCAGCTTGTTCAGAGGGAAGTGCAGTACGAGTGCCCGAAGGCCACCAAGCAACAGCTATGCTCATCCGTCCCCGTCACCCTCAACAAAACTTGCAAGAAGTCGGTGACTGAAAAAGTTGCTGGAGCCTGTCCAAAGATCATCAACGTGCCTCAATGCGAAATTGTATCTCGCCCTAGTGTGGACTCCTGCTACGAATCAGAAGCGTTTGAGCAAGAGTACGAGTGTTGGGGCTCGGAGACGCATCGAGAATGCGAGGTCGAAATGCGTGTGGTCAACGATTCCTGCAGCAGAACCATCGACTCCCCTGTGCCTTACGAGTACGACGACATCGTTACGGAGAAGATCTGCATGACGAAGCTGCACACAAAGGCAGGGCAGTGCCGAAAGCGAATTGATAGCGAAGAGCAATACCCGTGCCCAGAGACAAAGTGGGAGAAGCGGTGCTTCGAGACCTCTAAGTTAGTGCAGGAGCCTTGCGAGAAAAAGGTCGTCGCCCAGGAGGCGTATGACTGCAGTGAGACCAGGCACGACACGGTCCAGAAGACCTGCTCCCGCCGCATCCCGAAGAAGACGATGGTCGAAAAATGTGCCCCCAGCAAAAAGGAGCACAGGAAGTTGAGGCGCTTGGGGCCTGCGAAAAAGGGCGGGAACTGCCAGATGGTCGAGGTTCTGTCTGAGGAAATTGAGATATATCCTTGCAACGAGGATGTGCTTGTGTCTGTGCCGAAGATCTGCACTCGAGAAATCGCAAAAACTGTCACCGAAATGTGCCCGAAGCAAGTGCCCGACACGCAATGTACCATGGAGTCTGTCGCGATCCCGAAGCTTTGCTCCCGCAAGGTGTCTGAAGAGATTGAAGTGCCTTGTGAGGCCCAGAAGCAGGAAGAAGTCTGCGAGGATGTACCTAAAAAGGTCAAGAAACAAGGATATCGGTttgagaagaagaaggagacatTCCCTTGCCAGAGACATCAGTTCGAGGAGAAGTGCTACGAGGTGAAGAAGCCCAAGAGGGACACCTGCGTTGCGACACTGTTCAAGACTGTTGAGAAGCCTTGCACCCGTCAAGACTTCAAGGAAGTCTGCCATGATGAGCAGCAGCTGACTATGCAGCCGTGTCtggaggaaaagaagacacAGATCGAGGTGCCTTGCCCTGAGCAGACAAGTGAAGAGAAGTGCATCTACGTTCCAGTGTACGAGATGGGCACCTGTACAACCGTCATCCAGGACGTTCAGCAGAGCCCATGCAAGAAACAACAGCCTGCAATCCGCTGCGAAACTGTGAAGTCGGAGCGTGCTGGAACATGCTTCAGATCCGAGACGATCCAGATCCCCTACACCTGCTACGAAACGGCATACGAGGAGAAATGCGTCGAACTTCCCCTGACTGGcgctccccccccaccccctgGCAAGAAGCTCTGA